In Desulfosediminicola ganghwensis, a single window of DNA contains:
- a CDS encoding SAM-dependent methyltransferase — protein MSDYQTQGERELSGTAVTGPGENTLNRWSRSMLTSRLRAIRKGYIVLREDGKVETFGHNSSELSVTIDVYNLEFYRRVLFGGTVGSGEAYMDGLWRCSDLTALIRIVIINSELLLGIDSGWGRLTMPLHWLYHLARKNTRKGSKENIAAHYDLGNDFYSLFLDSTMAYSCGFFASEKSSLKDASLCKFERICEMLELNDSDHLLEIGTGWGGFAVYAAANYGCRVTTVTISREQFKFARQRIVDDKLEKQVTIELMDYRDIRGSFDKLVSIEMIEAVGHHYFDAFFGCCSKLLKPTGLMVLQAITIRDHLYQAYLKEVDFIRRYIFPGACLPSLSAIMQSVARVTDMTVVQLEDIAPHYARTLNIWHQRFVQKLAEVRKLGKNEQFIRMWEFYFSYCEAGFLERHLGDLQIVFAKPGARQLLK, from the coding sequence ATGAGCGATTATCAGACTCAGGGAGAGCGGGAGCTGTCAGGAACTGCGGTGACCGGGCCGGGGGAAAACACCCTGAATCGCTGGAGCAGGAGTATGCTCACCAGCAGGCTCAGGGCCATTCGCAAAGGATATATCGTCTTACGTGAAGATGGGAAGGTGGAGACTTTCGGCCATAACAGCTCGGAGCTGTCGGTGACCATTGATGTCTATAACCTGGAATTTTACCGGCGGGTTTTGTTTGGTGGCACGGTCGGCTCCGGTGAGGCCTATATGGATGGTCTCTGGCGCTGCAGCGACCTTACAGCCCTGATTCGTATTGTCATTATAAACAGCGAGTTATTGCTGGGCATTGATTCCGGCTGGGGCAGGCTTACCATGCCTCTGCACTGGCTGTATCACCTGGCGAGAAAGAACACCAGAAAAGGGAGTAAAGAAAACATCGCTGCGCACTATGATTTGGGCAACGATTTTTACTCACTCTTTCTCGATTCGACCATGGCCTATTCCTGTGGTTTTTTTGCAAGTGAAAAGAGTTCGTTAAAAGATGCATCGTTGTGCAAGTTCGAAAGAATCTGCGAGATGCTTGAATTGAATGACAGCGACCATCTTTTGGAGATAGGCACAGGCTGGGGAGGGTTCGCGGTCTACGCCGCCGCCAATTATGGATGCCGGGTGACCACGGTGACCATCTCCAGGGAGCAGTTCAAATTCGCCCGGCAGAGAATTGTTGACGACAAGCTTGAGAAGCAGGTGACAATCGAGCTGATGGATTATCGGGATATTCGCGGCTCGTTTGACAAGCTTGTTTCAATTGAGATGATAGAGGCGGTCGGGCATCACTATTTCGATGCTTTTTTCGGTTGCTGCAGCAAGCTGCTCAAGCCGACCGGGCTCATGGTGCTGCAGGCAATCACCATCAGGGACCATCTTTACCAGGCGTATCTGAAAGAGGTGGATTTTATTCGCCGCTACATCTTTCCGGGAGCCTGTCTCCCGTCCCTGAGTGCTATTATGCAGTCAGTTGCCAGGGTAACCGACATGACAGTAGTGCAGCTGGAAGATATCGCCCCCCATTATGCCAGAACTCTGAACATCTGGCACCAGCGGTTTGTGCAGAAACTGGCCGAGGTTCGAAAACTCGGGAAAAATGAGCAGTTTATCAGGATGTGGGAGTTCTATTTCAGCTATTGTGAAGCCGGCTTTCTAGAACGCCATCTTGGTGATTTGCAAATAGTTTTTGCCAAACCAGGTGCCCGCCAGTTGCTGAAATAG
- the uvsE gene encoding UV DNA damage repair endonuclease UvsE, with protein MYNGRHMRLGLCCTFREEQISFKSRQATYLKKFPEKERLSLISTTVLHNATALMQALEFCEENSIGSFRINSKFLPLKAHPELGYRLEELPDILLISELLDTARLFRHTRNIRLTFHPDQFILLSSPRDDVTESSIADLEYHAELAELLGADVITIHGGGAYGDPVSSLARLEKNADRLSQSVRERITLENDDRVYTPEQLLSTCSKLSIPLVYDVHHHRCLKDSLSIDEATAAARTTWDREPLFHLSSPKDGWAARDTKKHHDYIDAGDVPAAWQGFEVTVEVEAKAKELAVRQLRYDLIEKRNAA; from the coding sequence ATGTATAATGGCAGGCACATGCGCCTGGGGCTTTGCTGCACTTTCAGGGAAGAGCAAATATCCTTCAAATCGCGACAGGCTACCTACCTGAAGAAATTTCCCGAAAAGGAACGGCTCAGTCTGATATCCACCACAGTTTTGCACAATGCCACAGCGCTGATGCAGGCACTGGAGTTCTGTGAAGAGAATAGTATTGGTTCTTTTCGAATAAATTCTAAATTTCTGCCCCTTAAGGCACACCCTGAGCTGGGATACAGGCTGGAAGAGTTACCCGATATACTGTTGATATCTGAACTGCTCGATACCGCCCGGCTGTTCAGACACACCAGGAATATCCGCCTCACCTTTCATCCGGACCAGTTCATTCTGCTCTCATCCCCTCGGGATGATGTAACCGAATCATCCATCGCCGACTTGGAGTACCATGCCGAGCTGGCGGAACTTCTGGGTGCGGATGTAATCACGATCCATGGCGGCGGTGCCTATGGAGACCCGGTATCGAGTCTCGCCAGGCTGGAAAAGAATGCAGACCGGTTATCGCAAAGCGTGAGGGAACGGATCACCTTGGAAAACGATGATCGTGTATACACCCCGGAGCAGCTTCTATCCACCTGCAGCAAACTCTCCATACCCTTGGTTTATGATGTTCATCATCATCGTTGTCTGAAAGATTCTCTGAGCATAGATGAAGCAACGGCAGCAGCACGAACGACCTGGGACAGGGAACCGCTCTTTCATCTTTCAAGCCCGAAAGATGGATGGGCGGCGCGCGACACGAAAAAACATCACGACTATATAGACGCAGGTGATGTTCCGGCTGCCTGGCAGGGATTTGAGGTGACGGTGGAAGTGGAAGCGAAGGCAAAGGAACTCGCTGTAAGACAATTGCGGTACGACCTGATAGAAAAAAGAAATGCGGCTTGA
- a CDS encoding NAD(P)/FAD-dependent oxidoreductase, which yields MRIAIVGSGISGLVAAYLLHEIHDITLFEANDYVGGHTHTVPVKTPSGDFEIDTGFIVFNETTYPNFLKILNRIGVESQPSSMSFSVKSLADGLEFNGNSLNTFFAQRENILRATMYKILWDMMRFNRQIDQIIQGTTDNRSLADFLESEGYSEEFLRYFILPMTSALWSAPPTEAREFPIALFARFFRNHGILNLRKRLAWRVIKGGSTRYVEKLITSFADRIRLNCPVQWVTRTPDHVEIATAQGVEHFDQVILAVHSDQALNMLTDPSRAEEEVLGSIRYQANRVQLHTDTRLLPSKRSIWASWNYKIPVDETLSSTVTYDMNILQSITAKEEFLVSLNQLESINPEKIIGNYLYDHPAYTPLVPPAQDRHNEVSGVNRTHYCGAYWGYGFHEDGVRSALSVCKNFDRGL from the coding sequence ATGAGGATTGCAATCGTGGGAAGCGGCATTTCCGGGCTGGTTGCGGCCTATCTGCTGCACGAGATTCATGATATCACCCTGTTCGAGGCAAATGATTATGTGGGGGGGCATACTCACACTGTACCCGTCAAGACACCTTCGGGAGATTTTGAGATCGATACCGGTTTTATTGTGTTCAATGAAACCACTTACCCCAATTTTCTCAAAATCCTTAACAGGATAGGGGTGGAGAGTCAGCCGAGCTCGATGTCTTTTTCGGTGAAATCACTGGCGGACGGGCTGGAATTTAACGGTAATTCCCTCAACACCTTTTTTGCCCAGCGGGAGAACATCCTGCGGGCGACGATGTATAAGATATTGTGGGACATGATGCGCTTCAACAGGCAGATCGATCAAATCATACAGGGCACGACAGATAACCGTTCACTGGCTGATTTTCTTGAGTCAGAGGGCTATTCTGAAGAATTTTTACGCTACTTTATCCTGCCGATGACTTCTGCGCTCTGGTCCGCTCCCCCCACGGAGGCGCGAGAGTTCCCCATTGCGCTTTTTGCCAGATTTTTTCGAAATCATGGCATTCTGAATCTGCGCAAGAGACTGGCGTGGAGGGTAATTAAAGGCGGGTCAACCCGTTATGTGGAAAAGCTGATAACATCCTTTGCCGACAGGATCAGACTCAACTGCCCGGTGCAGTGGGTTACCAGGACCCCCGATCATGTGGAGATAGCCACGGCTCAAGGTGTGGAACATTTCGATCAGGTCATACTGGCTGTACACAGCGACCAGGCTCTCAATATGCTTACCGACCCGTCCCGGGCAGAAGAAGAAGTGCTCGGCTCCATTCGTTATCAGGCCAACAGGGTACAGCTGCACACAGATACCAGGCTGCTGCCGTCCAAACGTTCGATATGGGCAAGCTGGAATTACAAGATTCCCGTGGATGAGACACTCAGTTCCACCGTGACCTACGACATGAATATTTTGCAGTCGATCACGGCAAAAGAAGAATTTCTGGTCTCGCTCAACCAGCTGGAGTCAATCAATCCTGAAAAAATCATCGGCAATTACCTCTATGACCATCCGGCATATACGCCTCTGGTACCGCCGGCTCAGGATCGCCACAACGAAGTGAGCGGAGTTAACCGTACCCACTACTGCGGTGCATACTGGGGTTATGGATTCCATGAAGATGGGGTTCGTTCTGCGCTGTCGGTGTGCAAGAACTTCGATAGGGGTTTGTAA
- a CDS encoding DUF1295 domain-containing protein — MLHMLLFTSVILLFFMTMWFLVSVAMNRNDIADILWGAGFVLVVLSCTLMVEATTARGVLMALLVTIWGVRLSVRIFMKNRGREEDFRYRKWREEWGDRFLVRSYFQVFVLQGVLMLVVLTPVWYVIGRQQLLPLNILDMFGLLVWCVGFYFEVVGDYQLDAFKKNPENSGKVLQDGLWKYSRHPNYFGEVVMWWGIYLMALPVSGGFVTIIGPAAITFLILKVSGIPLLEEHYRDNPVYQAYKEKTSVFFPLPPKAEPKR; from the coding sequence ATGTTGCACATGCTGCTCTTTACCTCTGTGATTTTGTTGTTTTTCATGACCATGTGGTTTCTTGTTTCTGTAGCCATGAACCGCAATGATATCGCAGATATCTTGTGGGGAGCAGGTTTTGTACTGGTGGTATTGAGTTGTACACTGATGGTTGAGGCTACCACTGCCAGGGGAGTGTTGATGGCGCTTCTGGTTACGATCTGGGGAGTACGGCTTTCAGTTCGAATCTTCATGAAAAATCGTGGTAGGGAAGAGGATTTTCGTTACCGGAAATGGCGTGAAGAGTGGGGCGACAGATTTCTTGTACGAAGTTACTTTCAGGTCTTTGTGCTGCAGGGAGTGTTGATGCTGGTGGTGCTTACTCCGGTCTGGTACGTGATCGGCAGACAGCAGCTTTTGCCGCTGAATATTCTCGATATGTTCGGTTTACTGGTTTGGTGTGTAGGATTTTATTTCGAAGTGGTAGGAGACTATCAACTGGATGCATTCAAGAAGAATCCGGAAAACAGCGGTAAAGTACTCCAGGACGGTTTGTGGAAGTACAGTCGGCACCCGAACTATTTCGGGGAAGTTGTAATGTGGTGGGGGATTTACCTGATGGCGCTACCGGTAAGCGGTGGATTCGTCACTATCATTGGCCCGGCGGCTATCACGTTTCTCATCTTAAAAGTCTCTGGAATTCCTCTTCTGGAAGAGCATTATCGTGATAATCCCGTTTACCAGGCATATAAAGAGAAGACAAGTGTGTTCTTCCCCCTGCCGCCCAAAGCTGAACCAAAGAGGTGA
- a CDS encoding aldehyde dehydrogenase family protein yields MNFFKELSLDTDLSTVSTGSSWYKPTSDNILCPFSPVDGTTYLELPLATEKEYNTVLETASAAFPVWRDTPAPVRGEIVRQIGVRLRDYKIPLGKLISYETGKPLQEGLGEVQEAIDVCDFALGQSRMLYGMTTVSERPMHKLYDQYHPLGIVGVITAFNFPLAVYSWNTMLAAVCGDVIIWKPSSKAPATAMAMQKILGEVVADYDLPEGIFNLLVGGRDDVGNKMLGDSRIPLISFTGSVASGKHAAEIVARRLGRTILELGGNNAIIIAPSADLKLAIPSVVFGSVGTTGQRCTSTRRLIIHESVYQEVVTRLQRAYESLNIGDPLDETNHVGPLIDLQSVHDFRESIEAITGQDGRILHGGTVLFGPGYESGCYVEPTLAEVEVTTPIVQEETFAPILYLMKYSGDIDEAIAIQNDVRQGLSSAVFTTDLRESERFLSAAGSDCGLANVNIGTSGAEIGGAFGGEKETGGGRESGSDAWKAYMRRQTVTVNYGSSLPLAQGINFDIG; encoded by the coding sequence ATGAACTTTTTCAAAGAACTCAGTCTGGATACAGACCTATCAACCGTTTCCACCGGCAGCTCGTGGTATAAACCCACCTCCGACAATATTCTTTGCCCTTTCTCGCCTGTCGACGGCACCACCTACCTCGAACTTCCCCTGGCAACTGAGAAGGAATATAACACGGTGCTGGAAACCGCATCCGCAGCTTTTCCGGTCTGGCGCGACACCCCTGCTCCGGTTCGCGGTGAAATAGTCCGCCAGATCGGTGTCAGGCTGCGCGACTATAAAATTCCGCTTGGCAAACTCATAAGCTACGAGACGGGTAAACCCCTGCAGGAGGGGCTGGGCGAGGTTCAGGAAGCCATCGACGTCTGTGACTTTGCCCTGGGCCAATCACGAATGCTCTACGGCATGACCACCGTTTCGGAACGCCCCATGCACAAACTCTACGACCAGTACCATCCTCTGGGTATCGTCGGGGTTATCACCGCCTTTAACTTTCCGCTGGCGGTCTATTCCTGGAACACCATGCTGGCAGCAGTGTGCGGTGATGTAATCATCTGGAAACCTTCATCCAAAGCACCTGCCACAGCCATGGCCATGCAGAAGATTCTGGGCGAGGTCGTGGCGGATTACGATCTTCCCGAAGGGATCTTCAATCTGCTCGTGGGCGGCAGGGATGATGTTGGCAACAAAATGCTCGGCGACAGCAGGATTCCGCTTATCTCATTTACCGGCTCAGTAGCCTCTGGCAAACACGCGGCAGAGATTGTCGCCAGAAGGCTGGGCCGGACAATTCTCGAACTGGGCGGCAACAACGCCATAATCATCGCGCCCAGCGCCGATCTGAAACTGGCCATCCCATCGGTGGTTTTCGGCTCGGTCGGCACCACCGGCCAGAGATGCACCTCCACCCGCAGACTTATTATTCACGAAAGTGTTTATCAAGAAGTAGTGACCAGGCTGCAGCGTGCCTACGAAAGCCTGAATATCGGCGACCCGCTCGATGAAACCAACCATGTGGGGCCATTGATAGATCTGCAGAGCGTTCATGATTTTCGCGAATCCATCGAGGCCATCACCGGCCAGGACGGCCGGATTCTCCACGGCGGCACCGTACTCTTCGGCCCCGGCTATGAATCAGGCTGCTACGTGGAACCAACCTTAGCCGAAGTTGAGGTTACCACTCCGATAGTCCAGGAAGAGACCTTTGCCCCCATTCTCTATCTTATGAAGTATTCCGGTGATATTGATGAGGCTATCGCTATCCAGAACGATGTTCGGCAGGGACTCTCATCGGCAGTTTTCACCACGGATCTGCGTGAGTCAGAGCGGTTCCTCTCTGCGGCAGGTTCCGACTGTGGTCTCGCCAATGTTAATATAGGTACCTCCGGAGCGGAGATAGGCGGGGCGTTTGGTGGTGAAAAAGAGACCGGCGGCGGGCGGGAATCCGGCTCGGATGCCTGGAAAGCGTACATGCGCAGACAGACTGTTACGGTGAATTATGGGAGTAGCCTGCCGCTGGCTCAGGGCATCAACTTTGATATTGGTTAA
- a CDS encoding DUF2177 family protein, protein MALIKTFFLLLPVIFLIDYIWLGKLMGQFYIRELGPLARSSGEGFAPVVWAAVLVYLFIPLGILVFVLPLLPPQGYLLPAIGYGALFGLVLYGVFDMTNYALLANYSLKMALVDIGWGCFLNSAATVAAVVIYRWVS, encoded by the coding sequence ATGGCATTGATAAAAACATTCTTCTTACTGCTGCCTGTCATTTTTCTGATCGATTATATCTGGCTCGGGAAATTAATGGGGCAGTTCTACATCCGTGAGTTGGGGCCGCTGGCACGTTCATCTGGGGAAGGGTTTGCGCCCGTTGTCTGGGCAGCGGTACTCGTGTATCTGTTTATTCCTCTGGGGATACTTGTTTTTGTCCTGCCTTTGCTCCCCCCGCAGGGCTATCTGCTGCCGGCAATTGGTTATGGTGCATTGTTCGGATTAGTCCTTTACGGGGTATTTGATATGACCAACTATGCCCTGCTGGCTAACTACAGTCTGAAAATGGCTCTGGTTGATATCGGCTGGGGATGTTTTCTAAACAGTGCCGCGACAGTGGCTGCAGTTGTCATTTATCGATGGGTGAGCTGA
- a CDS encoding helix-turn-helix transcriptional regulator, with product MSTQDMYQVILNSLVTHVAVLNEQGVILETNRAWQKFARENGMSGPVDCVGLNYFHVCDSDSDENQESGAVASAIRQIIKGNLKDYSIQYPCHSPTEERWFTLKVLPYQAESEPRVIVTHDDITPLIRIQKELERKEQQLQIEAEKLAETNIAMKVLLDHRSRDRQELEDRFLANIRDLVLPYIDKMKTGLLQQREKALITIIENHLNDISSPFLHRLSSLHLLLTPQELEVALLVRQGKSSQEISDVLNIAVATVSFHRKKLRKKLGIEDRKQNLRTYLLSLK from the coding sequence ATGAGTACACAAGACATGTACCAGGTGATTCTTAACTCCCTGGTGACCCATGTAGCGGTGCTGAACGAGCAGGGGGTCATCCTGGAGACCAACCGGGCATGGCAGAAGTTCGCCCGTGAAAACGGCATGAGCGGACCGGTGGATTGTGTTGGCCTGAACTATTTCCATGTCTGTGATAGCGACAGTGATGAAAATCAAGAATCCGGGGCAGTGGCCAGCGCCATCCGACAGATCATAAAAGGCAACCTTAAAGACTATTCAATCCAGTACCCCTGCCATTCGCCTACCGAAGAGCGGTGGTTCACGTTGAAGGTATTGCCATATCAGGCAGAGAGCGAACCCAGGGTTATCGTCACCCATGATGATATCACTCCTCTCATACGCATCCAGAAAGAGTTGGAACGAAAGGAGCAACAACTCCAGATCGAGGCAGAAAAACTGGCTGAAACCAATATCGCCATGAAAGTTCTCCTCGATCATCGCAGTCGTGATCGACAGGAACTTGAAGATCGGTTCCTTGCCAACATTCGCGACCTGGTTCTCCCTTACATCGATAAAATGAAAACAGGGTTATTGCAACAGCGCGAGAAAGCCCTTATCACCATAATCGAAAACCACCTCAATGATATCAGCAGCCCATTTCTGCACCGGTTGTCGTCTCTACACCTGCTGCTCACTCCCCAGGAACTTGAAGTGGCACTTCTTGTGCGGCAGGGGAAAAGCAGCCAGGAGATCAGCGACGTTCTCAATATTGCAGTAGCCACAGTCAGTTTTCATCGAAAGAAGCTGCGTAAAAAGCTGGGTATTGAGGACCGAAAGCAGAACCTTCGAACCTACCTGCTCTCTTTAAAATAA
- a CDS encoding DUF1365 domain-containing protein, whose translation MNSRIYTGHIRHMRYRPVKNSFRYRIFLMYLDLGELDQVFRGRLLWSAKKMNLAFLRRKDHFGDPRITIEDSVRLLVEEKTGKRPEGAIRMLTHLRYFGHCFNPATFYYCFDEGGEQVETIVLEVHNTPWGEVHCYVIPCSENNSDGKSWRFALAKEFHVSPFLPMDIDYEWSFTPPGEQLQVLMVDYHENKRIFEAELELSQLPITGGSLRRMLVVYPLMTMKVTAGIYWQALRLWLRGAQFYSHP comes from the coding sequence ATGAATAGCCGTATTTACACCGGGCATATCCGGCACATGCGTTACCGGCCGGTGAAAAACAGCTTCAGGTATCGAATATTTCTGATGTACCTGGATCTCGGGGAGCTGGATCAGGTCTTCAGGGGACGCCTGCTCTGGTCTGCGAAAAAGATGAACCTGGCTTTTTTGCGTCGTAAGGATCATTTCGGAGACCCGAGAATAACAATAGAGGATTCTGTTCGGCTGCTGGTGGAAGAAAAGACCGGGAAACGTCCTGAAGGTGCTATCAGGATGCTCACCCATCTCCGCTATTTCGGCCATTGTTTCAACCCGGCAACGTTCTACTATTGCTTCGATGAGGGCGGTGAGCAGGTTGAGACAATCGTGCTTGAAGTGCATAACACCCCCTGGGGCGAAGTGCATTGCTATGTAATACCATGCAGTGAAAACAACAGTGATGGCAAGAGCTGGAGGTTCGCATTGGCCAAAGAGTTCCATGTGTCACCCTTTCTGCCCATGGATATCGATTACGAATGGTCGTTCACACCTCCGGGAGAGCAGCTGCAGGTCCTGATGGTCGACTATCATGAGAATAAACGGATCTTTGAGGCGGAGCTTGAATTATCGCAACTTCCTATTACCGGCGGTTCACTTCGCAGGATGCTGGTTGTCTATCCACTGATGACGATGAAGGTGACCGCAGGCATCTACTGGCAGGCGTTGCGGCTCTGGTTGCGGGGAGCGCAGTTTTATTCACATCCATGA
- a CDS encoding putative sensor domain DACNV-containing protein: MIHSYPHDLVVSLQQRWSYTVLDSKDDKKTYALPATEVLNDLISTCYQVSQMQEETRQIRFRLMMAEPDDYGSADAGLLQGLFVMKFTNQRPFNTYELLKLAPALNFNNAMIGVRFREKDGLQIWGVIHTGSRWTQIIHGGSKTAVPLPKALAVHVMGPGRLTVFRGHEILVQLSAGKIISPAVNVFQAEWMTTRFSQVQKRLSAIHAQNPELVKNEWAKVDPDFVGKLYLEFFKHVISTVRRSGHGGMILSFPAGMANLISKDNPYISIKYRFTEGGASQQLKTLVLEIMKVLSIVCGRRYGPDYVAGWDDYVELQGKRLIPLDEQVFKYARFVAGLTGVDGAVVTTEGPELIGYGGIIQGNFEMGEHVAKALDPEGIHRKIERIESVGTRHRSCYYLCKKLHDALGIVVSQDGEVRIVTWGEDSVLYWDVIPIDFATD, translated from the coding sequence ATGATTCATAGCTATCCACACGATCTTGTCGTCAGCCTGCAACAGAGATGGTCGTATACCGTGCTTGACTCTAAAGACGACAAGAAGACATATGCGCTGCCAGCCACAGAGGTCCTCAATGACCTGATTTCCACGTGCTATCAGGTGAGTCAGATGCAGGAGGAGACCAGACAAATCCGTTTTCGGTTGATGATGGCAGAACCCGATGATTACGGCAGCGCCGATGCCGGCCTGTTGCAGGGTCTTTTCGTGATGAAATTCACGAATCAGAGGCCATTCAACACCTATGAGCTGCTGAAGCTGGCACCGGCGTTAAATTTCAACAACGCCATGATCGGGGTACGTTTCAGGGAGAAGGACGGGCTGCAGATATGGGGTGTTATTCACACCGGTTCGCGCTGGACCCAGATTATCCACGGTGGGTCAAAGACTGCCGTGCCATTGCCCAAAGCCCTGGCTGTGCACGTGATGGGGCCGGGCAGGCTGACTGTTTTCCGTGGTCATGAAATTCTGGTGCAGTTATCGGCCGGTAAAATTATCTCGCCTGCTGTTAACGTCTTTCAGGCAGAATGGATGACCACACGTTTTTCCCAGGTGCAGAAGCGACTTTCGGCAATACACGCTCAAAATCCGGAGTTGGTAAAAAACGAGTGGGCCAAGGTCGATCCGGATTTTGTGGGCAAACTCTACCTGGAATTTTTCAAGCACGTTATCAGTACCGTAAGGCGGTCGGGCCATGGCGGTATGATTTTGTCTTTCCCGGCCGGTATGGCCAACCTTATTTCAAAGGATAACCCGTATATATCGATTAAATACCGTTTCACGGAAGGTGGCGCCAGCCAGCAGTTGAAAACCCTGGTGCTGGAGATCATGAAAGTCTTGTCGATAGTTTGTGGCCGCCGCTATGGGCCTGATTATGTGGCAGGGTGGGATGATTATGTGGAGTTACAGGGGAAACGGCTGATCCCTCTTGATGAGCAGGTATTTAAATACGCACGTTTTGTCGCCGGGCTTACAGGCGTTGACGGCGCGGTGGTCACCACGGAAGGGCCGGAGTTGATCGGCTATGGAGGTATTATCCAGGGTAATTTCGAGATGGGTGAACATGTAGCCAAGGCCCTGGACCCGGAAGGAATACACAGGAAGATCGAACGAATAGAGAGTGTCGGCACCCGCCATCGCTCATGCTATTATCTCTGCAAGAAGCTGCACGATGCCCTCGGTATAGTTGTCTCCCAGGATGGGGAGGTGCGGATTGTTACCTGGGGAGAGGATTCTGTACTCTACTGGGATGTAATTCCCATAGATTTCGCCACAGACTAG